The sequence AATAATCAAGTATTTTTCACTATAAAAACAATTATCGCTATTTTATTTTTATGAAAAACAAAGCAATTTTTTATTTATTTTTTTACGATATGGCGCCTAAAAGTAGCGCCCTATTACTGGATAAAATAATGATATTATTTTGCCAGGCAAATAAATTTACCAATAAACTGACTAGGTTCGTCTTATAATTTCTTTCAAATATTAATTAAATGTAAAATGTTTATTTTTATTTCCTACCAGAGTAAGCGCTGGTACTTTTAAATCAACAATGTTATTAACATTTATGCTAATATGATTTATCGATGATTATTATATTATGTAAACCGTTTGAGTATGCTATAAACATAAGTCATGGCAGAGTTTGATGACAACGATATTTATTTTAATTAACTAATTTTATTTCATGGCAATAATAAATAATGACTCTTTATCTAAAACAGATATAAAAACGCTATTCGGTTTCTTACTGTTTCTGTTGATTTACCTGCTACCAGGTATCTTTGGACATAACCCGTGGAAACAAGATGAAAATTATAGTTTTGGTATCATACAAACTATGTATGAAACAGGTAATTGGCTGATACCAACTAACGCCGGCCAACCTTTCATGGAAAAACCCCCGCTCTATTATTGGGTTGCAACCATTGCTGTTCATCTTTTTTCCTCTTGGTTACCGATGCATGACGCAGCCAGAACTGCCTCGCTATTTTTTTCTGCTGTAAGTCTATCCTTTTTTATTTTTTTAGCCCGCCGTTTTTTCTCTGCTGACAGCTTCTCTGATCATCGCATCTGGATAGCACTAGCCCTATTCGCATCGGCGCCGGGTATATTACGTCATAGCCACGATATGTTTACCGATACCGCATTGATCGCTGGCACTATTATTGGATTATATGGCTTATTAGGCCTCATTAAACAGGGAAAAAATCTCTTTTCCACCTTTTGGTTAACAGTCGGTACCATCATTACTATGTTATCAAAGGGAGTTTTTATCCCCGGCTTAATTTGGATCTGTTTAATTCTGGCCCCAATTTGTTTAAAAAGTTGTCGTAATAAACGCTATTACTGCCTGGCAATTATTGCTGGTCTGCTATCTTTAAGTTTAATTTTACCCTGGCCAATTTTACTTTTTCGTGATAGCCCTGAGCTGTTTAAAGTTTGGTTTTGGGATAATAATATTGGTCGTTTTTTGGGTTTTTCAGTTGAACATTTAGGCGCAAAAGCCAAAGCCTTCCGTATTCCTGAAGCAATACTTCTTTTCGCCTTACCATCAGGTATCTTAGCTTTTATTTTTATCTTGAAACAACCAATAAAAAATCTAACGGATAATAGGTTTTTTTTACCCACCTGCTTTGTATTATTAGGCGTTATCTTATTACAAATTTCAGCCTCTGGCCGTGCGTTATATCTATTACCTTTTATTGCCCCGATGGCATTATTGGCAACCCACTGTTTTTGTCGTTTACCCTCACTAATATATAAAATTGGTTATTACTTTAGTCTAATTTTGTTTTCCCTAATCATTGCGTTGATATGGATTGGCTATGGGTTATCTTTCTCCACTGAACACCACCAATTACTAGCAATCTTTCGTCAATGGTTGCCTAGTGGTTATCAGCCTCATTTTTCTTGGTTAGCCTTTTTATTTGCCTTAGCGATCACCTTAATCTGGTTGGTTAAAAAACGTTTCCTGGCCGACCAATTGGCTTTAAAAGCCGCCCAAATATGGTGTCTGGGATTAACAGTTATCTGGGGATTAATCTTCTCACTCTTTATTGGCTGGATAGATTATGCTAAAGGTTATCAGAATGTGTTTGCAGATCTAAAACAGCATATTGCCAGCGAATTTCTTCCTACCGACTGTATGGTCTCCCATGAAGTAGGTGAATCAGAAGCGCCAATGCTTTATTACTACACCGGAATATTACATCAATCACAATATCACTACGAAACACCGCCTAATTGCCGTTGGTTACTCGATCTTTCCAAAGAGGTTAGAGAACCGCCTCCAGGCATGGAAATATTCTGGATCGGTCACCGTCCCGATGAAACAAAAGAGAATTTGGTGCTGTATAAGAAGATCGAACATTAACTACGCCAGTAATGGTTATGATGGAGAACCGCTATGGATCACATAGCGGTTTTCGGTTGTTGTTGAGTTACACAATGAATACCACCCCCGCCAATAGCGATAGTATCAATATTAACAGTGACAATTTTACGGTTGGGAAAACAGTCCGTTAATATTTCTACAGCGGCTTTATCTGCCTTTTGATCACCAAATTCTGGCATTATCACTGCCTGTTGACAGAGATAATAATTAACATAACTGGCAGCAAATTCAGGATAGTGCTGACGGTTAACTCTGACATTTTGCGGCGTATTTAATATAGTTATATCTTTAATTTTATTCATCGCTATTAAGCTGTCTTGATTCTCTTTGGTAACACGATAATCAAAAGAATAAGTATCATTTTCCAAGTTAATAATAATACTGTTTTCATTAATAAAACGGGCATAAAAATCGATATGGCCATCGGTAATATTATAACCTTTAATACCTTTTAACCAGATAATATCCTTCAATCCTAAATAGATTTTTAACTGATCTTCTATTTGCTGGCGTGTGCAATTAGGATTACGAGCACTATTTAAGATCGAGCTTTCGGTAAATATCCCTAATCCCGAACCATTAACTTCAATACTGCCACCTTCAATGTTAATATTTGCTTTAATTAGTTGGCTTTTTGTGTAGTCCGCCATAATTTTGGCTACATGACGGTCAAAATTATGCCGCTGTTTGTTGCCCCAACCATTAAAATTAAAATCGATAGCCACCAGTTGCCCTAAACTTTTATCCAGCACAAAATTAGCGCCGCTATCCCTGATCCAGATATCATTAAGTGGTGCTTCAATATAGTTCACCGAACTGCCGAGTAAATTCCATGCAACGGGATAATTTTCAGGCGTAACCAATAAATTAACCGGTTCAAATTCAGCAATTGCTAAGGCAATATCGGCTAAATTCTGCTGTAGGCTGGCAATTAAGTGTTTTGGCCAAATGGTTGCAGACATACCAAATGACATCCAGGTGCAAGTATGTGCCTGCGATTCGTGCGGAAAGTAATACATTTTCACCTATCCTACTAAAATAATTTAACAAGCAAGCAAATAGCTAAAATTCACTGTTGTTTAAGATTAATCAGCGAAAAGCCCTTTATTTCTGGCTTAAAAGTAGATAGAGTAATCGGTCTAAAAATTATTGTCTACTGTTTTGGAGATCAATATGGCTGACCAAACGGAAAAACAACGCGCTAAGAAAAAACAGATCATTACCGCCGCCATTCACTGTTTTGTTGAAAAAGGGTTTCATGCCACTTCAACGGCGGAAATATGTAAAGCCGCTGGCATGAGTCCCGGAAATTTATTCCATTACTATCCAACTAAAAATTCCATTATTGAAGCCATTGCTTTACAAGATCAGGCCGATTTTGCCACGCTACTACAGATAGAACAGGCCAATAGTTCGGCCATTGAAACTGTTATTACTATGATGACCAGGCTATTACAACTTTATAATGAGCCAACCTATGCTCGCTTAAGTCTGGAAATTATTGCCGAAGCCAGTAGAAACCCGGTAATTAACAGCACTTTTATTGAAAATGAAAAAATTGTCAGACAACAACTGGTTGATGTCCTAAAGCATGGCGTCAGTAATGGCGAAATTGATCCAAAATTATCGATTGAAAATACTGCTTCCTGGTTAATGACCATCGCTGACGGCGCAATCGGACGTGATCTTATGGAGCCAGAGTTTGATTTGGCCAATCGTTTAGAGTCATTTATCTATATGATCAAGAAGATATTGATACCAATTAAGTAGGAGTTAATAGGATAATTGGCAAGCAAATAAAACTAAGGTATTAGCATGCGATAACTTTGATGTGGGTAATAAATTGACTTTTCAATTTAATTTATTGATTAAAAGTGACAATAGATTTTGATGACGATATAAAAAGTTCTCTGATAGAAAGTATGCTCTATATTTTGGTCAAGAAAGTCATTATACCAACCATGATTAGAATAAATCTTGAAGCAATATGTACTAGCATGAAACATGAGCCGAAGAAACAATTGCTATTTCCAATTATTGAAATTAGGAAAACAAAGCGAATGATTTACTCCTCATGTAAACAAATTGATATGGATATCTACGAATATGTTGAGATGTTCTGCAATGTTAAGCATCAGAGCGGTTTCAATAATTAGCTGTCTTTTATTGAGTATGAAAAGCGATATAAAAAATACTAATAGTAGTCTACTTAAGTAGAAAGAGATTCAACCTAAGCTTTAGAGGAAGAATAAGACATATTAGCAGCAATCTATACAGATGGAATGTGAACTAAACTAAAAACACAGTAGTAAAGAAGTTCGATATTAATAGCTAACAATATAATTCAAGTTATGAAGAAGACTTTTCAAGAAGCAATATGTCCCACTTTTTGTATATTAATAGCTCTAGGACCTTTTGGTTTTTTTTCAACACCGAAACTGACGAGATCTCCTTCCGAAAGTTCTGTTCCCCCTTTTGGCAATTGATCATAAAAGAAAAATACATCTTTACCTTTAGTCCTTCTGATGAAGCCAAAACCTTTAAAAGGATCGTAAGTATGTATAACTCCAAACTCACGAGCAACCGTTTCATCACTCAAGCCAATACTCCTTATTGGTCGGTACATTTAAATAATGAGATTTCATTTTTTTAATTAGTACTTTTGCTAAAGCGGGGTGAGAGCGCTTTAAAATACCCAACTTAAATATCAGTCTATTATAATCTCTTATTCGACCAATTTTTTGATGGTGCTCTTTGGGTACTTGCAGTGATTTATTTGTTAATTTTTTCAATTTATAAGCTGTATTATTATCGTATTGGGGCAATACTAATCTAAGCCGTTCTCTTAAATTTTTGGCTTGAGAGTGATCTAACCTCACCAATTTAGCCACCTTCCCTGAAGTTTTATTCCAAAGCTCATGATATTCTGAATTAGTTTTCCTGTCATTATACTGCAGCTCACAATTATATACTAACTGCCTAATATAACGCTGCTCTTTTCTCCTTACTTTCGGTTTTTTATGCTCAACCCATAATCCAGTAACTTCAAAACCTTTATTTGCCTTTCCTCTATATTCAATTTTTGTTTTTTTTGTATTTAATCTCAATTCGTAGGATCTAAACATTGCCACAACATTTTTAATTAAATTAGTACACTTAATACTATCTAAATTTTTTTCAGAAGAAAGGGTCACGTCATCAAGCAATCTTGAATATTTAACATCCTTACCCCTAAAGGCTGAAACAAGGCTGTATTCTGAATTAAAAAATACTAAATTTGCGAGATAGCTAGAAGTACATCCACCTTGTGGAACACGTCCCCTATAAGTTGTTAATGTTGTTAAAATAGTAGAAACATCGTCTGGAAATTTAAAAAAATATTTAAATACAGAAAATACTTTATCAGCTTTTATATTTGTATAAAATTTTTTAATATCGAGGCTAATTAATGTTTCCGCATGAGAGTGTATCTTAGCGTTCTCAACATAATCCCGTTTAACTTCGGATTTTATTCCACCTTGTAAATATAAAGGATATTCAACTTTTTCGAAAATTCTTGAGTTAATTCGTTTCTGTATTTTTTTAAGTTCATACTTAGGTTCAAATACTGTTCTATTTTTATTAGCTAAATCATAAGTAGAATAAGATGATTCTACCTTATCGGCAATAGAACACAGTAATTTAGGGTGTATACCTAATGTTCTGGCAAGAGCTTCAATAGAAGCAATAGCATTAAAAGGGTAATAAGGCTTATCCATAAACCACCAATACAAAAAGAAAGGAGTCAATCGTTAGAAGTGGTTAAA is a genomic window of Arsenophonus apicola containing:
- a CDS encoding TetR/AcrR family transcriptional regulator; this translates as MADQTEKQRAKKKQIITAAIHCFVEKGFHATSTAEICKAAGMSPGNLFHYYPTKNSIIEAIALQDQADFATLLQIEQANSSAIETVITMMTRLLQLYNEPTYARLSLEIIAEASRNPVINSTFIENEKIVRQQLVDVLKHGVSNGEIDPKLSIENTASWLMTIADGAIGRDLMEPEFDLANRLESFIYMIKKILIPIK
- a CDS encoding ArnT family glycosyltransferase, producing the protein MAIINNDSLSKTDIKTLFGFLLFLLIYLLPGIFGHNPWKQDENYSFGIIQTMYETGNWLIPTNAGQPFMEKPPLYYWVATIAVHLFSSWLPMHDAARTASLFFSAVSLSFFIFLARRFFSADSFSDHRIWIALALFASAPGILRHSHDMFTDTALIAGTIIGLYGLLGLIKQGKNLFSTFWLTVGTIITMLSKGVFIPGLIWICLILAPICLKSCRNKRYYCLAIIAGLLSLSLILPWPILLFRDSPELFKVWFWDNNIGRFLGFSVEHLGAKAKAFRIPEAILLFALPSGILAFIFILKQPIKNLTDNRFFLPTCFVLLGVILLQISASGRALYLLPFIAPMALLATHCFCRLPSLIYKIGYYFSLILFSLIIALIWIGYGLSFSTEHHQLLAIFRQWLPSGYQPHFSWLAFLFALAITLIWLVKKRFLADQLALKAAQIWCLGLTVIWGLIFSLFIGWIDYAKGYQNVFADLKQHIASEFLPTDCMVSHEVGESEAPMLYYYTGILHQSQYHYETPPNCRWLLDLSKEVREPPPGMEIFWIGHRPDETKENLVLYKKIEH
- a CDS encoding retron Se72 family effector protein, giving the protein MSDETVAREFGVIHTYDPFKGFGFIRRTKGKDVFFFYDQLPKGGTELSEGDLVSFGVEKKPKGPRAINIQKVGHIAS
- a CDS encoding reverse transcriptase family protein, translating into MDKPYYPFNAIASIEALARTLGIHPKLLCSIADKVESSYSTYDLANKNRTVFEPKYELKKIQKRINSRIFEKVEYPLYLQGGIKSEVKRDYVENAKIHSHAETLISLDIKKFYTNIKADKVFSVFKYFFKFPDDVSTILTTLTTYRGRVPQGGCTSSYLANLVFFNSEYSLVSAFRGKDVKYSRLLDDVTLSSEKNLDSIKCTNLIKNVVAMFRSYELRLNTKKTKIEYRGKANKGFEVTGLWVEHKKPKVRRKEQRYIRQLVYNCELQYNDRKTNSEYHELWNKTSGKVAKLVRLDHSQAKNLRERLRLVLPQYDNNTAYKLKKLTNKSLQVPKEHHQKIGRIRDYNRLIFKLGILKRSHPALAKVLIKKMKSHYLNVPTNKEYWLE
- a CDS encoding agmatine deiminase family protein; the encoded protein is MYYFPHESQAHTCTWMSFGMSATIWPKHLIASLQQNLADIALAIAEFEPVNLLVTPENYPVAWNLLGSSVNYIEAPLNDIWIRDSGANFVLDKSLGQLVAIDFNFNGWGNKQRHNFDRHVAKIMADYTKSQLIKANINIEGGSIEVNGSGLGIFTESSILNSARNPNCTRQQIEDQLKIYLGLKDIIWLKGIKGYNITDGHIDFYARFINENSIIINLENDTYSFDYRVTKENQDSLIAMNKIKDITILNTPQNVRVNRQHYPEFAASYVNYYLCQQAVIMPEFGDQKADKAAVEILTDCFPNRKIVTVNIDTIAIGGGGIHCVTQQQPKTAM